Proteins encoded by one window of Candidatus Woesearchaeota archaeon:
- a CDS encoding DNA-directed RNA polymerase subunit L: MEMKVLEEKKGKLVFELDGVSHTVCNVLKKELWNDKHIKNVGYAIRHPLIGKPEFVVETDGADARKIVGSACQKLKKEFEKFSENFKKAS; encoded by the coding sequence ATGGAAATGAAAGTTTTGGAAGAGAAGAAAGGAAAGCTTGTTTTTGAGCTGGACGGGGTTTCACATACTGTCTGCAATGTATTGAAAAAAGAGCTTTGGAATGACAAGCATATCAAGAATGTGGGGTATGCGATAAGGCATCCGTTGATAGGCAAGCCTGAGTTTGTGGTTGAAACAGACGGCGCTGACGCAAGGAAGATAGTAGGAAGCGCGTGCCAGAAACTGAAAAAGGAATTTGAGAAATTTTCTGAAAATTTCAAAAAAGCATCCTGA
- a CDS encoding TIGR00296 family protein: MLNLEQGARLVKLARKAIQSKFSILKLKDDKKMRDEFSEMLGCFVTLHKNSQLRGCIGFPEPVMPLYDGIVRAAESAAFKDPRFPPVEKDELGLINVEISVLTRPRRIDVRNPEDYVKHIRVGRDGLIVRETFNSGLLLPQVATEQRWDALNFLRQTCVKANLKPDDWQDFDRVRVYKFQSQVFGESSPEGEVLQVM; this comes from the coding sequence ATGCTTAATCTTGAGCAGGGAGCAAGGCTTGTTAAGCTGGCAAGAAAGGCTATCCAGTCTAAGTTTTCTATACTGAAGCTAAAGGACGATAAAAAGATGAGGGATGAATTTTCTGAGATGCTAGGATGCTTTGTTACGCTGCATAAGAACAGCCAGCTGAGGGGATGCATCGGCTTTCCTGAACCTGTCATGCCCCTTTATGACGGAATTGTGCGGGCGGCTGAAAGCGCTGCTTTCAAAGATCCGAGATTTCCGCCTGTGGAGAAAGATGAATTAGGGCTAATCAATGTTGAAATCAGCGTGCTGACAAGGCCGAGAAGGATAGATGTGAGGAATCCTGAAGACTATGTGAAGCACATCAGGGTAGGAAGGGACGGACTAATAGTAAGGGAGACTTTCAACTCGGGCCTGCTGCTTCCTCAAGTAGCTACAGAGCAGAGATGGGATGCGCTTAATTTCTTAAGGCAGACGTGCGTGAAAGCTAACCTAAAGCCTGATGACTGGCAGGATTTTGACAGAGTGAGGGTGTATAAGTTCCAGAGCCAGGTCTTTGGGGAGAGCTCGCCGGAGGGGGAAGTGCTGCAGGTCATGTAG
- a CDS encoding methyltransferase, producing the protein MDKIGSKKALEVELSRLEGFHKSKVRAEQYITPSDIAAEVLWKALLNGDIKGKVAADLGCGTGILGIGCLLLGARRVFFVESDSEALEICRRNIGKIESRRFNARRAEIIEKDISEFDKVSGGAVNTVVMNPPFGTRKRHADRGFLLKAFSISDAVYSFHKSSTRDYIEQLGGKNGFKAEERFDFRYVLGNTMVHHMKRRQHIDASCFVFRKHSQAGNDNLSTGEKP; encoded by the coding sequence ATGGATAAGATAGGCTCTAAAAAAGCTTTGGAGGTGGAGCTGAGCAGGCTGGAGGGCTTTCACAAGAGCAAAGTGAGAGCTGAGCAGTATATAACTCCCTCGGACATAGCTGCTGAAGTGCTGTGGAAAGCGCTTCTGAATGGTGATATAAAGGGGAAAGTGGCTGCTGACCTTGGATGCGGCACAGGAATACTAGGGATAGGCTGCCTGCTGCTGGGAGCCAGGAGGGTTTTTTTCGTGGAAAGTGACAGCGAAGCGCTGGAGATATGCAGGAGAAATATCGGGAAAATCGAAAGCAGGCGCTTTAATGCCAGGAGAGCGGAAATAATTGAGAAGGACATATCAGAATTTGATAAAGTGAGCGGCGGTGCGGTGAATACCGTGGTGATGAACCCTCCTTTCGGCACCAGGAAGAGGCATGCAGACAGGGGATTCCTATTGAAAGCTTTTTCAATATCGGATGCTGTGTATTCTTTCCATAAGTCGAGCACGAGAGATTATATCGAGCAGCTTGGCGGGAAAAACGGATTTAAGGCAGAGGAAAGATTTGACTTCAGATACGTGCTGGGCAATACGATGGTGCACCACATGAAAAGAAGGCAGCACATAGACGCGAGCTGTTTTGTTTTCAGGAAACATTCCCAGGCTGGGAATGACAATTTATCGACGGGAGAAAAACCTTAA